The following proteins come from a genomic window of Pyxidicoccus sp. MSG2:
- a CDS encoding cytochrome P450, with translation MSEAKQPPGPGFIEALRLTPDLTRDALGAMSRISRTYGDLVKVKIGPMLVYLLNHPDYAKHVLQDNHTNYRKSSIYHEFSVLLGDGQLTTNDMEYWRSQRKLIHPAFSRSHLERYFTKVSESSNVMLGRWDAAVREGRPLDVYSEFMRLLLSLTGKILFNIDLAEDAPQVSEAMRVAFDFIMKRVNAPIKLPRDFPTPARQRVGRHVGVLNDIVRRLIEDRRQGEDRGDLLTALVRARDEAGKGMSDEHLRDEIKTLLVAGHESPANVLSWACYLLSLNPDKEERLAAEIAQVVGDRPPTFADLPRLRYCQMVLEETMRLYPPAWVVERTPLKDDVIGGFHIKAGARVTMFMYEIHRHRDFWQDPERFEPERFSEERSAGRHRFALFPFSGGPRICLGKDLSMVEMIMCLTMVIQRFRLRLSLLIRWCRCRR, from the coding sequence ATGAGTGAAGCGAAGCAACCGCCCGGACCGGGGTTCATCGAGGCGTTGCGGCTGACGCCGGACCTGACGCGCGACGCGCTCGGGGCGATGAGCCGTATCTCCCGGACGTATGGCGATCTGGTGAAGGTGAAGATCGGGCCGATGCTGGTGTATCTGCTCAATCACCCGGACTACGCCAAACACGTCCTTCAGGACAACCACACGAATTATCGCAAGAGCTCCATCTACCACGAGTTCAGCGTCCTGCTCGGCGACGGCCAGCTGACGACGAACGACATGGAGTACTGGCGGAGCCAGCGCAAGCTCATCCACCCGGCATTCTCTCGCAGCCACCTGGAGCGTTACTTCACCAAGGTGTCGGAGAGCTCGAACGTGATGCTGGGGCGGTGGGACGCGGCGGTCCGCGAGGGCCGCCCGCTCGACGTCTACAGCGAGTTCATGCGCCTGCTGCTGAGCCTCACCGGGAAGATCCTCTTCAACATCGACCTGGCGGAGGACGCGCCGCAGGTGAGCGAGGCGATGCGCGTCGCATTCGACTTCATCATGAAGCGGGTGAATGCCCCCATCAAGCTGCCGCGCGACTTCCCCACCCCGGCGCGCCAGCGCGTGGGACGCCACGTGGGCGTGCTCAATGACATCGTCCGCCGGCTCATCGAGGACCGGCGCCAGGGCGAGGACCGCGGCGACCTGCTCACCGCCCTCGTGCGGGCGCGCGACGAGGCCGGCAAGGGCATGAGCGACGAGCACCTCCGGGACGAAATCAAGACGCTGCTCGTCGCCGGCCACGAGTCGCCAGCGAACGTGCTCTCGTGGGCCTGCTACCTGCTCTCGCTCAATCCGGACAAGGAAGAGCGGCTGGCGGCGGAGATTGCCCAGGTGGTGGGAGACCGGCCGCCGACCTTCGCGGACCTGCCGCGCCTGCGTTACTGCCAGATGGTGCTCGAGGAGACGATGCGGCTCTACCCGCCCGCCTGGGTGGTGGAGCGCACGCCGCTCAAGGACGACGTGATTGGTGGGTTCCACATCAAGGCCGGCGCCCGCGTGACGATGTTCATGTATGAAATTCACCGGCACCGCGACTTCTGGCAGGACCCGGAGCGCTTCGAGCCCGAGCGCTTCTCCGAGGAGCGCTCGGCTGGCCGCCACCGCTTCGCGCTCTTCCCCTTCTCCGGTGGGCCGCGCATCTGCCTGGGGAAGGACCTCTCCATGGTGGAGATGATCATGTGTCTGACCATGGTCATCCAGCGCTTCCGCCTGCGGCTGAGCCTTCTCATCCGGTGGTGCCGCTGCCGTCGGTGA
- a CDS encoding methyltransferase domain-containing protein, giving the protein MVIAAITIGNLAARYLKWMVLLRAGHVLAPSRRLFLAFLASFVGNLTPFYVLYVLRIAPLRERFMRALALLAADLATDAVAIALLAYAASYSLLGGAVAVFVAGACAMALFPTKSRERRIGLLPMTTSVVFAQSFAVLIWGVTGLSLWVTLRVFGVEMAVPEALRIYAASHAQGMASLTWPGFLLVGRGMIQMLVQSGIPPEVAVFSAALVRAFTYWLVVLAAVGSLLLIRRQLGRRTEDVNHFDLIADEYKANVPEHIRLRLLNRKVEVNLSHLPRDRYVRGIDAGCGQGWYLKEMLSRGYQVEGIDYSANQVKQARQYLGPDADLVRQGSLVELPFEDASQDFVYAVNVIHHLPDVERQQQAFREVRRVLRPGGRFLVHEMNVNNPLFRFYMSYVFPLIKDIDDGTEVWLKETTGPFSEGWNLVTTEYRTFLPDFVPEFAYRRLWGVEQYLERNRHAAPFSAHVTFVLEKAGPAEVAKTA; this is encoded by the coding sequence TTGGTGATCGCCGCGATCACCATCGGCAACCTGGCGGCGCGGTATCTCAAGTGGATGGTGCTGTTGCGCGCCGGGCATGTGCTGGCGCCCAGCCGGCGGCTGTTCCTGGCCTTCCTGGCGTCCTTCGTCGGCAACCTCACGCCTTTCTATGTTTTGTATGTCTTGAGAATCGCCCCGCTGCGGGAGCGGTTCATGCGCGCGCTCGCGCTGCTGGCGGCGGACCTGGCCACGGACGCGGTGGCCATTGCCCTGCTCGCGTATGCGGCGTCGTATTCGCTGCTCGGAGGCGCGGTGGCGGTGTTCGTGGCGGGGGCGTGCGCCATGGCGCTGTTCCCGACGAAGAGCCGGGAGCGGCGGATTGGCCTGCTGCCGATGACCACCAGCGTGGTCTTCGCGCAGAGCTTCGCCGTGCTCATCTGGGGCGTCACCGGCCTGTCGCTGTGGGTGACCCTCCGGGTCTTCGGCGTGGAGATGGCCGTCCCGGAGGCGCTGCGCATCTACGCGGCCAGCCATGCGCAGGGCATGGCGTCCCTGACGTGGCCGGGCTTCCTGCTCGTGGGGCGCGGGATGATCCAGATGCTGGTCCAGTCGGGCATCCCGCCGGAGGTCGCGGTCTTCTCCGCGGCGCTGGTGCGAGCCTTCACGTACTGGCTCGTCGTCCTCGCCGCGGTCGGCTCCCTCCTGCTCATCCGCCGGCAGCTCGGCCGCCGGACGGAGGATGTGAATCACTTCGACCTGATCGCGGACGAATACAAAGCCAACGTCCCCGAGCACATCCGGCTGCGTCTGCTCAATCGCAAGGTGGAGGTGAACCTGAGCCATCTTCCCCGCGACCGCTACGTGAGAGGTATTGACGCAGGCTGCGGGCAGGGCTGGTACCTCAAGGAGATGCTGTCCCGGGGATACCAGGTGGAGGGGATTGACTATTCAGCCAACCAGGTGAAGCAGGCCCGGCAATACCTGGGGCCCGACGCGGACCTCGTGAGGCAGGGCTCGCTCGTGGAGCTGCCCTTCGAGGACGCATCCCAGGACTTCGTCTACGCGGTCAATGTCATCCATCACCTGCCGGACGTGGAGCGCCAGCAGCAGGCCTTCCGGGAGGTGCGGCGGGTGCTGCGGCCGGGCGGCCGGTTCCTCGTGCACGAGATGAATGTGAACAACCCGCTGTTCCGCTTCTACATGAGCTACGTCTTCCCGCTCATCAAGGACATCGATGATGGCACCGAGGTGTGGCTCAAGGAGACGACGGGTCCGTTCAGCGAAGGCTGGAACCTGGTGACGACGGAGTACCGCACCTTCCTGCCGGATTTCGTCCCGGAGTTCGCCTATCGTCGCCTGTGGGGCGTGGAGCAGTACCTGGAGAGGAACCGCCACGCGGCGCCTTTCTCGGCTCACGTCACATTCGTTCTGGAGAAGGCCGGCCCCGCCGAGGTCGCCAAGACAGCGTAG
- a CDS encoding endonuclease MutS2 — MTVQISQRTLEDLGFSEVLRALAQRCRTEPGRERVLARPFLDTPEQVAEALALVGEARALSHEQFSMPLGGVVDLRIAIGHAAKGGMLEPRQLIDAAQLLFAFVRTREALDERKERVPKLMEIARRLPMLESMARRIDQCFEPDGEISDRASPELREARDRARGLHRRIKSRLDELLHDESFLPKLRENYYTIRNGRYVVPVVSNYRSEVDGIVHNASQTGQTLFMEPQAMVGLGNDLAIAQSVVTEEERRVLQELSDLLGGESDRILEGLAAVAELDEVEAVAILSADLDATTPTFAGVTELELRLLRHPRLVLRGTDVVANDVTLIGEARALVVSGPNAGGKTVTLTGVGLCTLMLRAGLPIPVAQGSRMPLYRSVHSTVGDAQDLSQGLSSFSAHVTMLRDIIAAASEGSVVMIDEIAADTDPREGAAIAIAVLEELMAKGVVVLVTTHLEELKALAHMDPRFLNARVGFDSKRMSPTYRLQIGASGQSSAIEMAARVGLPQKVCERARELSLNAGGPLSKALAAAEEERRKLYEELERARVAAKEAEALREDLEKQKTQFERERRARMMQFNEDVHAASEHAAAEVRELLVKLRAEQNEKALSEARLQLQQRADEAQKRAQAAKAELFQVEAPGPANLKVGAWVHHSGLARDVEIIELTDSHAVVSAGGALKMRVPTSELSGSRTRKPQQAKFPERQKQDAALKRAASAAPAEVEATSFRCDVRGMRSDDALKELEAFLDGGMRSGEEAALIIHGHGTGALKQAIRDYLAASPYIRMFRPGEAHEGGDGVTVVSLRA; from the coding sequence ATGACCGTGCAGATATCCCAAAGGACGCTCGAAGACCTCGGCTTCTCGGAAGTGCTCCGCGCGCTTGCCCAGCGCTGTCGGACCGAGCCCGGAAGGGAACGCGTGCTCGCCCGCCCGTTCCTCGACACCCCCGAGCAGGTGGCGGAAGCGCTCGCGCTCGTCGGCGAGGCCCGCGCTCTCTCCCACGAGCAGTTCTCCATGCCCCTGGGCGGCGTGGTGGACCTGCGCATCGCCATCGGCCACGCGGCCAAGGGCGGCATGCTGGAGCCCCGCCAGCTCATCGACGCGGCCCAGCTCCTGTTCGCCTTCGTGCGCACCCGGGAGGCCCTGGACGAGCGCAAGGAGCGCGTCCCCAAGCTGATGGAGATTGCGCGCCGGCTGCCGATGCTGGAGTCCATGGCCCGGCGCATCGACCAGTGCTTCGAGCCGGACGGTGAGATTTCCGACCGTGCCAGCCCCGAGCTGCGCGAGGCCCGTGACAGGGCGCGCGGCCTCCACCGGCGCATCAAATCGCGCCTGGACGAGCTGCTCCACGACGAGAGCTTCCTGCCCAAGCTGCGTGAGAACTACTACACCATCCGCAACGGGCGTTACGTGGTGCCGGTGGTGTCCAACTACCGCTCCGAGGTGGACGGCATCGTCCACAACGCCAGCCAGACGGGCCAGACGCTCTTCATGGAGCCGCAGGCCATGGTGGGCCTGGGCAACGACCTCGCCATCGCCCAGTCGGTGGTGACGGAGGAGGAGCGGCGGGTGCTCCAGGAGCTGAGTGATCTGCTCGGCGGGGAGTCGGACCGCATCCTGGAGGGCCTGGCGGCGGTGGCGGAGCTGGACGAGGTGGAGGCCGTGGCCATCCTCTCCGCGGACCTGGACGCCACCACGCCCACCTTCGCCGGCGTGACGGAGCTGGAACTGCGCCTGCTGCGGCACCCGCGCCTGGTGCTCCGGGGCACGGACGTGGTGGCCAACGACGTGACGCTCATCGGCGAGGCCCGGGCCCTGGTGGTCTCCGGCCCCAATGCGGGCGGCAAGACGGTGACGCTGACGGGCGTGGGCCTGTGCACGCTGATGCTTCGCGCCGGCCTGCCCATTCCGGTGGCGCAAGGCTCACGGATGCCGCTGTACCGCTCCGTGCACTCCACCGTGGGCGACGCGCAGGACCTGTCCCAGGGCCTGTCCTCGTTCAGCGCGCACGTGACGATGTTGCGCGACATCATCGCCGCGGCCAGCGAGGGCTCGGTGGTGATGATTGACGAAATCGCCGCGGACACCGACCCGCGCGAGGGCGCGGCCATCGCCATCGCCGTGCTGGAGGAGCTGATGGCGAAGGGCGTGGTGGTGCTCGTCACCACGCACCTGGAGGAGCTGAAGGCGCTGGCGCACATGGACCCGCGCTTCCTCAACGCCCGCGTGGGCTTCGACTCGAAGCGGATGTCGCCCACGTACCGCCTGCAGATTGGCGCGTCGGGCCAGTCCTCCGCGATTGAGATGGCGGCCCGGGTGGGCCTGCCCCAGAAGGTGTGTGAGCGCGCGCGGGAGCTGTCTCTGAACGCCGGCGGTCCCCTGTCCAAGGCGCTGGCCGCGGCCGAAGAGGAGCGCCGGAAGCTCTACGAGGAGCTGGAGCGGGCGCGCGTGGCGGCGAAGGAGGCGGAGGCGCTCCGCGAGGACCTGGAGAAGCAGAAGACGCAGTTCGAGCGTGAGCGCCGCGCGCGGATGATGCAGTTCAACGAGGACGTGCACGCCGCGAGCGAGCACGCCGCCGCCGAGGTGCGCGAGCTGCTGGTGAAGCTGCGCGCCGAGCAGAACGAGAAGGCGCTCTCGGAAGCCCGGCTGCAGCTCCAGCAGCGGGCGGACGAGGCGCAGAAGCGCGCGCAGGCGGCGAAGGCGGAGCTGTTCCAGGTGGAAGCACCCGGGCCGGCGAACCTCAAGGTGGGCGCGTGGGTGCACCACTCGGGGCTCGCCCGGGACGTGGAAATCATCGAGCTGACGGACTCGCACGCGGTGGTGTCGGCGGGCGGCGCGCTGAAGATGCGGGTGCCCACGTCGGAGCTGTCCGGCTCGCGCACGCGCAAGCCACAGCAGGCGAAGTTCCCCGAGCGGCAGAAGCAGGATGCGGCGCTGAAGCGCGCGGCCTCGGCGGCGCCCGCGGAGGTGGAGGCGACGAGCTTCCGCTGCGACGTGCGCGGCATGCGCTCGGATGACGCGCTGAAGGAACTGGAGGCGTTCCTGGACGGCGGCATGCGCAGCGGCGAGGAGGCCGCGCTCATCATCCACGGCCACGGCACGGGGGCGCTGAAGCAGGCCATCCGTGACTATCTCGCCGCGTCTCCGTACATCCGCATGTTCCGCCCCGGAGAGGCCCACGAGGGCGGCGACGGCGTGACGGTGGTGTCGCTGCGGGCGTAG
- a CDS encoding thioesterase II family protein, whose protein sequence is MKEQWIYRRPFPAARMRLFCLPYAGGGSSIYSRWQAGFPEDIEVCAVELPGRRARLREPPIRRAAPLVEAISQGLEPYLDLPFVFFGHSMGALLAFELALSLRRAGKPGPRALFLSAASAPHLPKARRLLWNLSDADFLSAIRGYGGTPEEVFSEPDLLALFLPVLRADFEVFDTYEYEDDGPLDCPLHVYGGRDDERATPGQLRAWGELASNLESVELFPGGHFYLHEQRPALTAAISRELAGLRTG, encoded by the coding sequence ATGAAAGAGCAATGGATCTACCGCCGGCCGTTCCCGGCCGCCCGGATGCGGCTGTTCTGTCTTCCCTACGCAGGAGGTGGCTCATCGATTTACAGCCGCTGGCAGGCGGGCTTCCCGGAGGACATCGAAGTCTGTGCGGTGGAGCTTCCGGGACGACGTGCCCGGTTGCGTGAGCCCCCCATCCGCAGGGCCGCGCCGCTGGTCGAGGCCATTTCCCAGGGCCTCGAGCCCTACCTCGACCTTCCTTTCGTCTTCTTCGGCCACAGCATGGGCGCGCTGCTCGCCTTCGAACTGGCGCTGAGCCTGCGACGGGCCGGGAAGCCGGGCCCGCGAGCGCTCTTCCTCAGTGCCGCGTCCGCGCCGCACCTGCCGAAGGCCCGCCGCCTCCTCTGGAACCTGAGCGACGCCGACTTCCTCTCCGCCATTCGCGGCTACGGCGGCACGCCCGAAGAGGTCTTCTCCGAGCCCGACCTGCTCGCGCTCTTCCTCCCCGTCCTCCGGGCGGACTTCGAGGTCTTCGACACCTACGAGTATGAGGATGACGGGCCGCTCGACTGCCCGCTGCATGTCTATGGCGGACGGGACGACGAGCGGGCCACGCCGGGGCAGCTTCGCGCCTGGGGAGAGCTGGCGTCGAACCTGGAGTCCGTCGAGCTCTTCCCGGGTGGGCACTTCTATCTGCACGAGCAGCGCCCGGCGCTCACCGCCGCGATTTCGCGCGAGCTCGCGGGCCTTCGCACCGGCTGA
- a CDS encoding glycosyltransferase family 87 protein produces the protein MSAQSAAFRSSLNAGSALMAAFFAGLLAPLLVVLLVLVGVPFGASVPVGIIAGALLFFFLVPRVPANQVEYLRGKSRTPFVLLALAALLVVVAVGRLGVFMFDPNLKQFSLTPKIDFMVKHTCLSGYVSAAVLAEQGKENIFNLSNYKSHELDAVLPAVEPLERDYYAYPPQFLLLPKAMLSMSRDFFTLRAGWYVLYVAAALLSMWVVASWVGGREGAVLGVLTPVVWLSLPTLVNVQLGNIHLLVFGLCLGGMISFDKKRHALGGAMLAFAILAKIFPGVLGIYLLVQRRWKAAFWTAGFGALYTVVAFWVLGEKPFVDYITSAVPRISSGELFDFVWNFTPAILVNYSPFGVPFKLQLVGVQFADPLAVSRAIIAVYSLLVLVLAVAVSHRLYKREASGEEGSRFRLTQLVVWLALMSLSSFRSPFAPWTYCAVGGVWLFAAYAPFLRSGAKHLVPFILGWFVISIYGPPIVGPMVAFTLAAQTVLYVTGFWIALKVSAPATAPASVPVASVQQG, from the coding sequence ATGTCCGCGCAGTCCGCAGCGTTCCGTTCCTCTCTCAACGCCGGCTCGGCGTTGATGGCCGCATTTTTCGCGGGGCTCCTGGCGCCCCTGCTGGTCGTGCTGCTCGTGCTGGTGGGAGTGCCCTTCGGCGCGTCCGTGCCGGTGGGCATCATCGCCGGGGCGCTGCTGTTCTTCTTCCTCGTGCCCCGGGTGCCCGCCAACCAGGTGGAGTACCTGCGCGGCAAGTCCCGGACGCCGTTCGTCCTGCTGGCGCTCGCGGCGTTGCTCGTGGTGGTGGCGGTGGGGCGGCTGGGTGTCTTCATGTTCGACCCGAACCTGAAGCAGTTCTCGCTCACCCCGAAGATCGACTTCATGGTGAAGCACACGTGCCTGTCCGGCTACGTGAGCGCCGCCGTGCTGGCCGAGCAGGGGAAGGAGAACATCTTCAACCTGAGCAACTACAAGTCGCACGAACTGGACGCCGTGCTGCCGGCGGTGGAACCGCTGGAGCGCGACTACTACGCGTATCCGCCGCAGTTCCTGCTGCTGCCCAAGGCCATGCTGAGCATGAGCCGTGACTTCTTCACGCTGCGGGCGGGCTGGTACGTGCTCTACGTCGCCGCGGCGCTGCTCTCCATGTGGGTCGTGGCGTCATGGGTGGGCGGCCGCGAGGGCGCGGTGCTGGGTGTGCTCACGCCGGTCGTCTGGCTGTCGCTGCCGACGCTGGTGAATGTCCAGCTCGGCAACATCCACCTGCTGGTGTTCGGCCTGTGCCTGGGGGGGATGATTTCCTTCGACAAGAAGCGGCATGCCCTGGGCGGGGCGATGCTGGCCTTCGCCATCCTGGCGAAGATCTTCCCGGGCGTGCTGGGCATCTACCTGCTGGTCCAGCGGCGCTGGAAGGCAGCCTTCTGGACGGCGGGCTTCGGCGCGCTCTACACGGTGGTGGCGTTCTGGGTGCTGGGTGAGAAGCCCTTCGTGGACTACATCACCAGCGCCGTGCCGCGCATCTCCAGCGGCGAGCTGTTCGACTTCGTGTGGAACTTCACGCCGGCCATCCTGGTGAACTACTCGCCGTTCGGCGTGCCCTTCAAGCTGCAGCTCGTGGGCGTGCAGTTCGCGGACCCGCTCGCCGTCTCGCGCGCCATCATCGCGGTGTACTCGCTGCTGGTCCTCGTGCTGGCCGTGGCCGTGTCGCACCGGCTGTACAAGCGCGAGGCGAGCGGCGAGGAGGGCTCGCGCTTCCGGCTGACGCAGCTGGTGGTGTGGCTGGCGCTGATGAGCCTGTCGTCCTTCCGCAGCCCCTTCGCGCCGTGGACGTACTGCGCGGTGGGCGGGGTCTGGCTCTTCGCGGCCTATGCGCCCTTCCTGCGCTCCGGTGCGAAGCACCTGGTGCCGTTCATCCTCGGCTGGTTCGTCATCTCCATCTACGGGCCGCCGATTGTCGGACCGATGGTGGCCTTCACCCTGGCCGCGCAGACGGTGCTGTACGTGACGGGGTTCTGGATTGCGTTGAAGGTCAGTGCGCCCGCGACGGCTCCGGCGTCCGTGCCGGTGGCGTCGGTGCAGCAGGGCTGA
- a CDS encoding tetratricopeptide repeat protein has translation MKWVFMAALLAGATDAAEPSALTATPSQVSAPAPSSLPEALALEAAGDDAGALAAVEALVRARPTWELPRLEAARLLLKMGGALEQAEAHLNAVAGVAPNNPRAWYLRGLLWEERGDRMQAVRAYEQAVKYRGSYEEARFRLGGLWAAQGDWLKSELHYRYLARAKPEWVQVRLQLAEVLEKQERPLDAEVELLAARSFQPDSPLVLRKLADFYERTGRPQLAQKVRKSMEPQQKRRMRELKPSRR, from the coding sequence ATGAAGTGGGTCTTCATGGCGGCGCTGCTGGCGGGCGCGACGGACGCGGCGGAGCCTTCCGCCCTGACGGCAACCCCGTCACAGGTGTCCGCGCCGGCCCCCTCCTCACTCCCGGAGGCACTGGCCCTGGAAGCGGCCGGGGACGACGCGGGTGCGCTCGCCGCGGTGGAAGCCCTGGTCCGGGCCCGACCCACCTGGGAATTGCCCCGGCTGGAGGCGGCGCGGCTCCTGTTGAAGATGGGCGGCGCGCTGGAGCAGGCAGAGGCCCACCTGAACGCCGTTGCCGGCGTCGCACCGAATAACCCCCGGGCCTGGTACTTGCGCGGCCTGTTGTGGGAGGAGCGGGGCGACCGCATGCAGGCCGTGCGGGCATACGAGCAGGCCGTGAAGTACCGCGGCTCGTACGAGGAGGCCCGCTTCCGGCTCGGCGGCCTCTGGGCGGCCCAGGGGGACTGGCTCAAGTCGGAGCTCCACTACCGGTACCTTGCCCGGGCGAAGCCGGAGTGGGTGCAGGTGCGCCTCCAACTGGCGGAGGTGCTGGAGAAGCAGGAGCGCCCGCTGGACGCGGAGGTCGAATTGCTGGCCGCGAGGAGCTTCCAGCCGGACAGCCCCCTGGTGCTCCGGAAACTGGCGGACTTCTACGAGCGGACGGGGCGGCCCCAGCTGGCGCAGAAGGTTCGCAAGTCGATGGAACCGCAGCAGAAGCGGCGCATGCGTGAGCTGAAGCCTTCGCGTCGCTGA
- a CDS encoding J domain-containing protein, translated as MRACPCCMEPLTSGLLGLGGRRLAGKCEVCGDSVCQTCVSTQLLEAGAFRKRVSVPGNESRKVRGQVCRSCLWEVVKDRGDTPSFPAPPGQRQRAARAARESCTHPDVKPWMGFCPGCGDEVPWKAEPGSPVCDACGAPSHRSFNCCWACGESFEEDNVPQSVARGFRLEFDCDSDACAGKLAWLMPFCPWCGEAKHWQHADSDLECAGCESSLDRAWAFCVRCGEEAPLPDDCPRCGQGLEEAQSAARCEGCRNIVCGDCFDTRLVPLEAGGQQEKLLCSTCGVGFELPSDSEESPAETREEEQEDEVEEDAQTDDEPEDEEQEDEDEPEDEDEPEDEEPEEPVAARAPPPPSPWEVLGVAPNAPLPEVRRAYLALVAQYHPDKVAQLGPKLQALAQEETRRIIEAWERVRKQSS; from the coding sequence ATGCGAGCCTGTCCGTGCTGCATGGAGCCGCTGACGTCCGGCCTCCTGGGCCTCGGGGGCCGCCGCCTCGCGGGGAAGTGCGAGGTCTGCGGCGACTCCGTGTGCCAGACATGCGTGAGCACGCAGCTGCTGGAAGCGGGCGCCTTCCGCAAGCGCGTGAGCGTGCCCGGCAACGAGAGCAGGAAGGTCCGGGGGCAGGTGTGCCGCTCCTGCCTGTGGGAAGTGGTGAAGGACCGGGGCGACACGCCGTCCTTCCCTGCCCCACCCGGGCAGCGCCAGCGGGCAGCCCGTGCCGCGCGCGAGTCCTGTACCCACCCGGACGTGAAGCCATGGATGGGCTTCTGTCCCGGCTGCGGTGACGAGGTCCCCTGGAAGGCCGAGCCCGGCAGCCCGGTCTGCGACGCATGCGGAGCGCCTTCGCACCGGTCCTTCAACTGCTGCTGGGCCTGTGGCGAATCCTTCGAGGAGGACAACGTCCCCCAGAGCGTGGCCAGGGGCTTCAGGCTCGAGTTCGACTGCGACTCCGACGCGTGCGCGGGGAAGCTGGCCTGGCTCATGCCCTTCTGCCCCTGGTGTGGCGAGGCGAAGCACTGGCAACACGCGGACAGCGACCTGGAGTGCGCGGGCTGCGAGAGCAGCCTCGACCGGGCATGGGCCTTCTGCGTGCGTTGCGGTGAGGAGGCGCCGCTACCGGACGACTGCCCCCGATGTGGCCAGGGACTGGAGGAGGCACAGTCCGCTGCCCGCTGCGAGGGGTGCCGCAACATCGTGTGCGGAGACTGCTTCGACACGCGCCTCGTCCCGCTGGAGGCTGGGGGCCAGCAGGAGAAGTTGCTGTGCTCGACCTGTGGCGTGGGCTTCGAGCTGCCCTCTGACAGCGAGGAGTCTCCGGCCGAGACCCGCGAGGAGGAGCAGGAGGACGAGGTCGAAGAGGACGCGCAGACGGACGACGAGCCGGAGGACGAGGAGCAGGAGGACGAAGACGAGCCGGAGGACGAAGACGAGCCGGAGGACGAGGAGCCCGAGGAACCAGTCGCCGCTCGGGCACCGCCACCGCCGTCACCGTGGGAGGTACTCGGAGTCGCTCCGAATGCGCCCCTTCCGGAGGTGAGGCGCGCCTACCTCGCGCTGGTCGCTCAATACCACCCCGACAAGGTTGCCCAGCTCGGGCCCAAGCTGCAGGCGCTGGCGCAAGAGGAAACGCGCCGCATCATCGAAGCGTGGGAGCGGGTCCGAAAGCAGTCTTCGTAG
- a CDS encoding flavin-containing monooxygenase: MNGNQPGQSYCIIGAGAAGLAVAKSFKAAGLPFEVLESASGIGGIWDASRDDSPVGRNTHVIASKTVQAYPDFPMPASYPDYPNHALVLDYLRSYAEHAGILPHMRFNTTVKRVEPSGKGWRVSIEGEPDREYAGVVLASGHDRTPRVPSFPGAPTLQVLHSNRYKNPAQVMNKRVLVVGAGQSAADILCESAMNATKTFHSTRRGFFCMPKYLMGRPTDTMLQAKAPSFLRRLSYYLFFRFLWRRSRGLGMPVPVMKDDLVIPVLGDQLHHHYTHGDIVHKGHVVRMEGDRVYFDDGTDEQIDVVFLATGFLPSYPFIDRKHLNWAEGDNRPTLYLHIFPPETDNLFVVGMVRPVGSHWDVYEYQGRLIAAYLQAREKTPAKAQGLDRLKRGPQPDFRAGIRFYNSAEYPLVVEKQEYTNHVKAHIRKLS, translated from the coding sequence ATGAACGGGAATCAACCGGGGCAAAGCTACTGCATCATCGGCGCGGGTGCGGCGGGACTGGCCGTCGCGAAGTCCTTCAAGGCGGCGGGCCTTCCGTTCGAGGTGCTGGAGTCGGCCTCCGGAATCGGAGGCATCTGGGATGCCTCGCGAGACGACTCTCCCGTGGGGCGGAACACGCATGTCATCGCGTCGAAGACGGTACAGGCGTATCCCGACTTCCCCATGCCGGCGTCCTACCCGGACTATCCCAATCATGCCCTCGTGCTGGACTACCTGCGCTCCTACGCGGAGCACGCCGGCATCCTCCCGCACATGCGCTTCAACACCACCGTGAAGCGCGTGGAGCCCTCTGGCAAGGGCTGGCGGGTGAGCATCGAAGGCGAGCCTGACCGTGAATATGCTGGCGTGGTGCTGGCCTCGGGCCATGACAGGACGCCGCGGGTCCCTTCGTTTCCCGGCGCACCCACCCTCCAGGTCCTGCACTCGAACCGCTACAAGAACCCGGCGCAGGTGATGAACAAGCGCGTGCTCGTCGTGGGCGCGGGCCAGTCCGCCGCGGACATCCTCTGCGAGTCCGCGATGAACGCGACGAAGACCTTCCACAGCACCCGGCGCGGCTTCTTCTGCATGCCCAAGTACCTGATGGGCCGCCCCACGGACACGATGCTGCAGGCGAAGGCGCCGAGCTTCCTGCGACGCCTCTCCTACTACCTCTTCTTCCGCTTCCTCTGGCGGCGCTCCCGGGGCCTCGGCATGCCGGTGCCAGTCATGAAGGACGACCTGGTCATCCCCGTGCTCGGCGACCAGCTCCATCACCACTACACCCACGGCGACATCGTCCATAAGGGCCACGTGGTCCGCATGGAGGGGGACCGTGTGTACTTCGACGACGGGACGGACGAGCAGATCGACGTCGTCTTCCTCGCCACGGGCTTCCTGCCGTCGTACCCGTTCATCGACCGCAAGCACCTGAACTGGGCCGAGGGTGACAACCGCCCCACGCTCTACCTGCACATCTTCCCACCGGAGACGGACAACCTCTTCGTGGTGGGAATGGTGCGCCCCGTCGGCTCCCACTGGGACGTGTACGAGTACCAGGGACGGCTGATCGCCGCCTATCTCCAGGCGCGAGAGAAGACGCCGGCGAAGGCGCAGGGCCTGGACCGCCTCAAGCGGGGCCCCCAGCCGGACTTCCGGGCGGGAATCCGCTTCTACAACTCCGCCGAGTACCCGCTCGTGGTCGAGAAGCAGGAGTACACCAACCACGTGAAGGCACACATCCGGAAGCTGAGCTGA